The DNA sequence ATTCATAAAAAGATTTGCCAAAGAACCAAATATAAAACTGAGGCATAATCGCTATGACACCAAAAACCATTGGGATAGTCAGTAACAATTGCACATGAATGTTACTTTCTAATATTTTTTTAATAGATTTGTGGCCGTTTTGAGTTAATTTTGTTAAACGCGGCAACATAACTAAATCAATTGTATTAACTAATATAATTGCAACGGTCAAAATATTGAATGTATTTGAAAATATCCCAACATCTTTGTAAGTTAAACTAACACCTATTACTAAACAGTTCAGACTGGTAAATAAGTTTAACTGTCCATTAGGCAAAAAATAAGCGAACGAAGACTTAATAATAAATCCTACTTGCCGCCATTGAATCGATGTAAATTCAATCTCCCTAAACAAATTGAAAAACAATGGAATTTGATTAAAAACAGTAATGGCCGCAATTATGAAAGTATAAAGTGCTAGATCTGATGGATCATGTACAAAGCACACTACTACTATTAAAACTAAAAAGGACATTAACATATTTATTAAACTTGGCAATTTAAACTTTTCCACGCCTGCATAGTACCAAGATATATCAAAAAATGCTCCAATTAAAAATATTCCCTGCAAATAAAAAATCAATTGGTAACTATCTATAAACCAAAATACCATCAACAGATAACAAAATAATACAACTATTGATAACAGTGCCTTGCTTACAAATATATTCCAAAACGTTTGGGAAAGTTTTCTTTTTGATTGATCATTCTCTGCTATCAGACGATTAAAATAGAGTTGTACTCCTAAACTCGCAATCATTAAAAAGTACTGGACAATTGTAAATGAAAATGAGGAAACACCTACACCACTTGGTCCAAATGCTCTTGAAACTATTGGAATTGTAATCATAGGTGTCATCATTCTAATAACTTGATATAACCCTTGATAAATTAAATTTTCTTTTAAAGTGCCCTTATTCACATACTTCACTTCTTTTCTGGCTAATATACTTACCTATTCCAAAGATAAGACCGATAATCAAAGCGACATAACGTGAGTTATTAAGTGAAACGGTCATACTATATATCACTATGACACCCGAAATGATAATCAAATAATTATAATTGTCTTGAATTTTACGCACTTTCAGTAATTGATATAGCCGTTGAATCAATAAATATATAAAGATGATCGTAAATACAGCGCCCCATTCAGCTACGATTTGAATTAAAGTGTTATGGGCTACAAATCCAACGTTATTAATTTGTTGACCAACATGTGTATATTCTAATAAACCAATACCAAAACCATACGTATACCGAATAATATCAATACCATTTTGCCATACTAGTATTCTATTGGATCCTCCTACATTAATAGATGCTGTTCCTTCCGAAAAAACACTTAACATTCTTGCGGCAGAAGGAATACGCTCTATTACTTCAAAATTAGAAATAATTATCTTTACAGTACTTATTATCATAAGCATTATTAATCCCAAAGTAATCAAGAGATGTTTATAACTTTGCTTTGCAATTTTAAGCAGTAAAAATATTGCATAGTAACCAATCAGTATTACTAAAATAACTAATGATGTTTTAGAACCTGAAGTAAATATCGCTCCAATTGTGATTATGGCAGCAGCCATCTTTAATCCAAATGGTTTCACAAATTTAAATATTAAAATAAGGGTAACTATCTGTGTTAAAGCAAAATAATTAGGATCATTCATTAACCCTCTCGCTCTAACAATATCGTAAAAACAGAATTCTAAAAGTAAAGGAGCATGCGTAATCATACCGATTATACATAAACTTGCAATCACTAAACTGGAAACGATATAGCTTTTCATAAAGACAACTGCTTGTTTTCTATATAACGTTAAATGATATCCTGCTAAAAAATAAATAAAGACCATACTTATTTTAAAAATAGATCCGCATATTTCCTTTAATCCGATATTTAATTCATGATTAAATATCACAAAGATAAGCGTTATAATAATACGATAAGTTAATAAAGCAGTGAAAAATATCCATACATATTTCAAATGTGTATGCTCACATTGTCGATATCTTTTATATAAATATATACATAATAATATTACAATTATGTCAGAAAAAGACGTATTTACATTAAGAATCACTGTAGACTGTTGGATGAAAACAGATAAGAGAATCAACAATACATTGAGGTAATAATCTCGATTAGTGTTTTGATTCATAAATGGTTTCCAACTTTTTCAGCATTTTGTCTTCAGTGAACTTATCTAAATAACGATTGTAAGATTTTAAGATATCTTTTTTAATTCTGCCTTGATCAAAATAAGTCTTCATTGCAATGGCTATCGCTTTAGGTGTATTGTTTTCTACTAATATTCCGTTGTCGTTAATTAATTCGTTAATACCGCCCACATCACTAGCTATGATAGGTAATCCTTCTGACATGGCTTCAATAATACTTATTGGCAAACCTTCATGTTTGCTTATTAATACAAAGACATCATATTGATATAAACTCGCTTTAACATCATATACATTACCTAAAAATTTGATATAAGGTGTTAAACCTAATGCAGCGACTTGTGCTTTACATGCTTCCAAATTCAAACCGTCTCCAATAAACGTCAAATCAAACAATCGGTCGGTTGATTGTTTTAATAATTGAATACCTTTTATGACCATTTCATGTAACTTCGGATATTCAAAACGTGCCACCATCACAAATCGAACCGGCGGTACTTTAATAGATTCAACTTTATCTAAAACCTGATTCTGACTTTGTTTCACACTATTATGCAATGTAATCAATTTATTTCCATCAAAATTATTACGCAGCGCTAATTGCCTATCATAATCCGAAACACAAATTACCTTATCAGTAACTCTCAAAAGCCATTTTTCTATTTGTTTGAATAAAAAGCGTTTTAGAGGTTTCACCCCTTCTGTAAATGCCCAACTGTGTGCAGTGAATATAACATGTGTATTATATTTCTCACTGCATATATAAGCTAAACGTCCTAATGTACCAGCTTTAGAGGAATGCAAATGCAATATTTTTGGCTTAATAAGTCGAATAAGCTGTGCCAATTCTTTCGCACCTAATATATCTTCTTTAATATCAATTGGACCTTTCAGATGTTTTAAACGAATTATTTTAATATTACTATTTAACTTTTGCAGCATCGGACCGTTGTTTCCAACAGCTACATACACTTGATACTTTTTAGAGAAGTAATTTGCTAATTGAATAAGGTGTGTTTGTGCACCTTTAATGTCAGCTTTAGTTATGACATATAATATTTTCATGATGTTCTCCTATATTAATCATAGATTGTTCTTCTTGTGTTGCAAGACGTCAAAACTACATTGTGAAAATTATACCTTTAGGCTATAAAGTTTAGCACAATTACATAATATTATCACTATATAAATTTAAGACTTCTTCTAGTACATTAATACTTAACTTTTAAGAACTTGTCAATGAACTATTTCTTTTTGAAGATATTGTTCGATTTATAAATATCTGATTATTTTAGGACAATACCAGGGTGAACACCTTTATTTTTCGTTGTGTTAAACCTAATAAAATTATAAAATAATATGCAACCACTACTTTAAGTTATAGTAAATTCGACTATTTTCAACAATGGCCTATTCACACCTTTAAGGAGGAAACATCTATGGCAAATAAATTTAAAAATCTTGATTTAATCCGTGAAACAGTACTTAAAGATAATGAAATAATTAAACATGCAATTTTCGGTGCTTATGAAACTTCAACATTAGGCACTGAAACCATTAGAAAAGGAGTGCTAGCCGCAACCAATAAACGTGTTATTTTTTATTCCAAACGACTTACCGGTTATGATTTAGAAAACTTTGATTACAGTCGCATTAGTACTTTTGAATTAAGTAAAAAATTAATGGGTAATAAAATTACTTTTTATTCTAGCGGTAATAAAGTCTCTATGAAGTGGATACAAGATAATGAATTAGATGACTTCATTAACTATGTGCACACTATGATAAACGGTGCTCATAAAAACAGCACCAAACCAATTGATCAAGAAGATAACCCAGAAATACAAAACCTAAAGCAGATCAAAATGCTTAAAGAATTATTAGATATGGGTGCTCTTACAGAGGAAGAATTCTCTAAAAAGAAATCAGAATTGCTTTAATTGAATTAAAAAAACTGCGTGAAAGTAGTTGTTTAACTTCTTCCACGCAGTTTTTTTAATTTAGACTTTTAAACAGTAACGTTATTCTTTATTGCAATACAACAAAAAATACGATAATTAAGACACTAACCACAAATCGTACACTTTGTGCTAAGAATATAACTTTGCCGAATGTTTTCTTTTGGTAAATACCGATACCGATTTGTATCATCGCTAGACCAATAATCAGCATGATGAGCGCTGGTACAAAGCCAGCGATAAGTGCACCGATATCTAATAAGATACTCCCTGCAATCAATAAGATTAAAACGATTTTAGGTAATTTCGGATTACGTGTCAGCATGAGTATTGCAGATAAAAATGTAAATACTGAAAATGCAATGATAAACGTTTTGAGTAGGATCATTTAATCACTCCTTGATTAATTATTATACACGAAAACCCCTTCCTTTTTGTGCGTATTTGTCTCTTTTTAAATTTTGATTCAAAAATTAATTGTAGGTATGCACAAATAAATGATGAAATAGCCGTTACATTTAAAAAGGCAAACCCCTTTCTGTTCAGAAACAAGATTTGCCTTTCATTTACATCATGACATATGGATTAATATCAATTTTTAATGAGAGTTTGTCTTTAATATAACGTTCATGATAAAAGTCATCTAAATACTGCAATGCTTTGTGCAGCTCTGGTTCACTTTTGTATTTGACTAGCACTTGGAAGCGGTATTCTCTGTTGATTCTGGCAATCGCTGCAGGAGAAGGTCCTAATATCAAAGCTCTATCCGTCAGATGTTGTAATAAAATTTTATGCACATGTGCTGCAGCTTGCATGACTTCTTTCATATTTTGATGCGAAATAGTGAAATTGATTAAGAAATAATACGGCGGATATTTCCCGATTTGACGATATTTCATTTCTTTATGATAGAAAGAGAGATAGTCATTTAATTGTACATCTTTAATCGCATAGTGATCTGGATTATAAGTTTGGATAATGACTTCCCCTTCTTTTTCGTGTCTTCCTGCACGTCCAGCAACTTGTGTTAACAGCTGGAACGTACGTTCACTTGCACGAAAGTCCGGCAAGTTCAGCATAGTATCCGCATTAAGTACACCTACAAGCGTAATATTCGGGAAGTCGAGTCCTTTCGCAATCATTTGTGTACCTAAAAGGATATCGCCTTTACCTTCTCCGAATTCATTCAATAATTTTTCATGTGCACCTTTTCTTGATGTCGTATCAGCATCCATCCGAATAATCTTCGCGTCTTCAAATTCACGATTCAATAATTCCTCGACACGTTGTGTTCCTGTCCCCATTTGTCGAATGTGTTCGCTTTCGCAGTTAGGACATTTATTCGGAGGTGTTTCTTCATAGCCGCAATAATGACATTTTAATTTGTCGCTCGATTTGTGATAAGTCAGCGATATATCACAATTCGGGCATTGCGGCACATGACCGCAGTCACGACATAAGATAAAGGATGAATAGCCGCGTTGGTTTAAGAATAGAACGATTTGTTCATTGCGGGATAATCTATCTTCGATAGCTTCGCGTAATTGTGTTGAGAACATAGAACGATTGCCGTTCGCTAGTTCATCACGCATGTCTACGATGTTGATGGCAGGAAGCGGCTGGTTATTGACACGATCCGGCAAACTCAATAAGTGATACACACCTTTTTCGGCACGTGCATATGATTCTAAACTTGGTGTAGCACTTCCTAATATCAATGGACAATTGTGATACTCTGCTCGCCATAATGCAATTTCTTTTGCATGATAGCGCGGATAATCTTCTTGTTTGTAAGTGGCTTCATGTTCCTCATCAATGATAATCATACCGAGATTTTTAAACGGTGCGAATACACTTGAACGTGCACCGACACTGACTTGTGCACGGCCATCTCTGATTTTCTGCCATTCATCATAACGTTCGCCTTTAGATAACGCAGAGTGCAGTACAGCAACTTCATCACCGAATCTGCGCTTAAAGCGCAATACCATTTGCGGTGTTAATGCAATTTCCGGTACCAGCATCATCGCTTGTTTGCCTTGTGCTAATACCGCTTCAATCGTTTGTAAATAAACTTCTGTTTTACCGGAACCTGTCACACCATGTAATAAGAAGGTCGCTTGCTTTTCTTCATCTATGACCTCTTTAATGGCATCATAAGCCACTTGTTGACCAGGTGTCAGTTGTCTTTTAGCTTCTTGTTCAAACACTCTTGAAGCATAAGGATCGCGTTCTACAATCGCGTCATATTTTTCAATCCATCCATTACGTTCTAATGTTTTCACACTTGAAGCCGATAATCCAACCTCTTCAATTTCTTTTAGAGGCACATCTCTGTTTTGTGCATCTAATAAATAAGCATACACATCGTATTGTTTAGGATAGCGTTCCAACATACCTAAGACTTCATCTGGACTATGATCGTCTCTTATACGTATAGCGCGCTGTGTTTTCTTTTTAGTATTTTGAGAGAGCAATGTTTCTTCACGGACAGTGCCGTCATTTAATAATGGGACTAAACGTTCTAATTCCCCATTTTGCTGAGCCGCTTTATATGCATAATGTCCTTCCTTATTGAAACGTTTTAATAAATCTTCTGGAATTTGTTCATCTTCAACGATTTCAAATACTTTTGTATATCTTGCTTTAATCGCACTTGGCAGCATTGCCTCTAATATTGAAATACGTTTTGTGACATGATATTTTCCGTACCATGCACTTAAATTCACGAGTTCAGGTGTTAATTCTGGTTTAATATCTTGTATTTCTTTAATCGACTTTAACTTTGTTAAATCCAAATTAGGATCTGGTTCCTCAGTTATTTCCATGACATACCCTTGAATCGTTCTCGGCCCAAAGGGAACAACGACTCGCACACCAACTTGAATGATGGGTGCGAGTCGTTCTGGTATTAAATAATCAAAGGTAAAGTCTACGTTTTTTGCTGGTACATCAACGATAACCTTTGCGTACATTATTTCCACCTACGTTCTAATTCTTCTAAGATTCTGCCGGCAAGTGCCTGCTTTTTGCCTTTCTCTATATTCACAGCTTCTCCGCTCTTAAAGAAAAGCGTTACTTCATTATCATCAGAGTTGAATCCGATAGATGTATCTCCGACATTGTTAGCAATAATTACATCTGCATTTTTTCGTTCTAATTTATCCTTCGCATACTTTTCGACTTCTTGCGTCTCAGCTGCGAACCCGATAAGTTTTTGGTGAGTTTTATTTTCACCCAAATATTTTAAAATATCTTGCGTTCTCGTAAATGCGATTGTTAAATCGCCGTCTTGTTTTTTCATTTTATGCTCTAATTGTTCTGCAGGTTTATAATCCGAAACTGCGGCTGTTTTGAAGACAAAATCTTGAGCTTCAAAACGTTCAGTTACCGCATTAAACATATCTTCTGCACTCGTTACAGGTACAAAATCTACATTGTCTGGCGGTGTTAAATAAGTCGGCCCGCTGACTAATGTCACTTTTGCGCCTCTTTTTTGTAATGCATCTGCTAAAGCATAGCCCATCTTGCCAGACGCTCTGTTAGAAACAAATCGAACAGGATCAATAACTTCGACTGTAGGTCCTGCAGTAACTAAAACTTGTTTGCCATAGAACCAATCAGTTTCATCGGGTTGACTCTGTGTTGTAGTTTCATCCATTGTTTGTCTCACAAAAGCAATAATATCCAATGGTTCCATCATACGCCCTTTAGCAACATAGCCGCAGGCTAAGAACCCTTCTCCAGGTTCAGCGAAATGATAGCCGTCTTCAGCGAGTACTTGCATATTAGCTTGCACACGCGGATTCTCATACATATGCACATTCATTGCTGGTGCCATAAATTTAGGAACTGTTGTCGCAAGCAAAGTAGAAGTAATCATATCGTCAGCAATTCCATTAGCAAGCTTACCGATAATATTAGCAGTTGCTGGCGCAACAATGACCGCATCTGCCCAGTCTCCTAAAGCAATATGCTGAATCTCTGATGGATTTTCTTCTTTGAATGTACTCGTATATACCGGATTTCGGCTAATCGCTTGGAAAGCAAGCGGTGTCACAAATTCTTGCGCATGTTTTGTCAACATCACACGTACATCAAATCCTGCTTGTGTCAATTTACTTGTTAAATCAATCGCTTTATATGCGGCAATACCGCCTGATACTGCCAATAAAATATTCTTCATCGCAATCATTGCCTCCAAGTTCATTCTCTCTTTATGTATACGGCGTTATAATAAAAATGAGTCCATCTTAAATGGCCCCAATCTTTCATCATCAATCATGTTTTATTTTAACACTCTAAGTCAAAAAAGTCCTTTGCTTTGCAAGAAGCAATAAAGTTGCTTCTTTTATGAGAAGCGCGTAAGATTACTTTCGATATAGCAAAGAAAGAAGGTTTGAATATGGAGACTTTGAAGCAATACAGCGATATCGTTCACCACATTGAAAACGAAGATAAGTTCTTATTATATGTCATGGCAAAAGGCTGCTCAGTCTGCCATGCAGACCAGCCGAGAGTCGATGCACTCGTTAATGAAATAGATGTGCCTGGGGCACAAATCATTGTCAATGATATCCCAGAAGCTGCTGGACAATTGTCCCTCTTCACATCCCCTGTTGTTATTCTCTTCAACCGCGGCAGAGAGTTTCACAGACAAGCACGTATCATTGACTTCGATCAGCTTAAACGCTCAATGGAACAATTGAAAATGGCTTAATAAAGCAAACAAACCCGTATCTGCAGTTATCTGCTTCATACGGGTTTGTTTACTTATTCATAATTGAAATCAGTCTTTTGTTTCAAATTCACTTTCATTCAATTCTGGTTCGATTGGAGTGATTTTGCCATCTGCGATTTCTTCTAATGCTTCGCCAACTGTTTTTACAGAATGATAGTTTTCTATTAAAGCAGTTTCTGGTTTATCATATAGCTCACGTGCGCGTTTGGCAGCCACTGTTGCGATTAAATATTTTGATTTTACTTTTGAAGTTAATTGGTTTAATGGTGGGTTTAACATTATTTTTTGGCCTCCAATATCATTTTTCTATACTTTGCTTCTATGCGTTCTCGTTTTAAATGTTCCGCTGCTACGATAGATTGAATACGTTCTTTCGCAAGTTCCACTTCATCGTTTACCACGACATAGTCATAAAGATTCATCATTTCAACTTCTTTTCGTGCTTCTTTCACACGACTTTGAATCTTTTCATCAGATTCTGTACCGCGGCCGACTAAACGTTCTCTTAGGTGGTCTAAACTTGGCGGTGCCAGGAAGATAAATAATGCATCAGGGAATTTCTTGCGAACTTGCTTCGCACCTTCTACTTCAATTTCTAAGAAGACATCATGCCCTTCATCCATTGTATCCTTTACATACTGTACAGGTGTACCATAATAGTTGCCTACATATTCAGCATACTCTATGAATTGATCTTGTGCGATAAGCTGCTCAAATTCTCGTTTTGTCTTGAAAAAATAATCAACGCCATCTTGTTCGCCTTCACGCATCTCTCTTGTAGTCATCGAGATAGAATATTTATATGATGTTTTAGGATCATCAAATATTTCTTTGCGGACCGTACCTTTGCCGACTCCAGATGGACCTGATAAGACAATCAGTAAACCTTTTTCATTATCCATGCCTTACGACCTCTCTAAGCTATTGTTGTATTATATAATGATACCATATTCTAAATAAAATTGTATAGATGTCAAAAGGTAAAATCTTATTTTGGCAGTGCCCCTCTTGTACATGGTACAATAGAAAGAACGTTGTATTATGAACGAATAATTAAAGGTGGTTAATGATTATGGCATTTGATGGCTTATTCACAAAGAAAATGGTAGCAGAATTAGAATTTCTTCAAGGCGGCCGCATTCATAAAATCAACCAGCCTGATAACGATACAATTATAATGGTTGTTCGTCAAAATCGTAAAAACCATTCTTTGTTACTTTCAATCCACTCTAATTTCTCACGTATCCACATTACTAAGAAAAAATATGATAATCCATTTGAACCGCCGATGTTCAACCGCGTCTTCCGCAAACATTTAGACGGTGGTATTATCCAAGCGATACGTCAAATCGGCAACGACCGCCGTATTGAAATCGATGTACAAAGTACAGATGAACTCGGCGATAAAATTTATCGTACAGTGATTTTAGAAATTATGGGTAAACACAGTAACTTGATTTTAGTCGATGATCAACGAAAAATCATAGAAGGTTTTAAACATTTAACACCGAACACCAACCAATTCCGTACTGTTATGCCAGGCTTCCAATATGAAGCACCGCCGACACAAAATAAAACAAATCCTTATGAAGTTTCAGGACAGGATGTATTAAAATATATTGATTTTAATAAAGGGAACATTGCTAAACAACTATTGCAGCATTTTGAAGGCTTCAGTCCATTGATTACAAAAGAAATTACAGAACGTCGTCAATTCATGACAACTGAGACCTTACCTGCAGCATTCGATGAGGTCATGAAAGAAACACAACTTGAACCTGTCCCGATTTTCCATAAAAATCACGAAACAGGCAAAGAAGATTATTACTTCATGCGTTTGAAACAGTTCGATGATGACAGCGTTACATATGATTCATTAGATGAATTATTAGACCGCTTCTATGACGCTCGCGGTGAACGTGAACGCGTTAAACAACGTGCTAATGATTTAGTCCGCTTTGTGCAGCAGCAATTACAAAAGAACCGCAATAAACTCGTTAAACTTAATGATGAGTATGAAGGTACGCAATCAAAAGAAGATATGCAGCTGTATGGCGAACTTATTACCGCAAACATCTATCGTATCCAACAAGGCGATGCAACTTTAACAACAGAAAACTATTACACAGGCGAAGAAGTCACAATCAAACTTGATCCGACGAAATCGCCTTCTGTCAACGCTCAATATTATTACAAACAATATAATCGTTTAAAAACACGTGAACATGAATTGGAACATCAGATTCGATTAACTGAAGAAAACATTGCTTACTTCGAATCCATCGAGCAGCAATTAGCACATATCACTGTCGAAGATATTGATGAAATCCGTGAAGAGCTGGCTGAGCAAGGCTTTATGAAGCAGCGTCAAAACCGCAAGAAAAAGAAACAACCGCAAATGCAGCTTCAGACTTATCGTTCCACTGACGGCTCAACAATCTATGTGGGTAAAAACAATAAACAAAACGACTATCTGACTAACAAAAAAGCACGTAAACATCATCTATGGTTCCATACTAAAGATATCCCAGGCTCACATGTCGTTATCTTTGAAGATGAACCTAGCGATAAAACAATCGAAGAAGCCGCAATGTTATCTGCCTACTTCTCAAAAGCCGGCAGCTCAGGACAAATCCCAGTAGATTATACTGAAATCCGCAACGTCCACAAACCTTCTGGTGCT is a window from the Staphylococcus sp. IVB6181 genome containing:
- the gmk gene encoding guanylate kinase; the encoded protein is MDNEKGLLIVLSGPSGVGKGTVRKEIFDDPKTSYKYSISMTTREMREGEQDGVDYFFKTKREFEQLIAQDQFIEYAEYVGNYYGTPVQYVKDTMDEGHDVFLEIEVEGAKQVRKKFPDALFIFLAPPSLDHLRERLVGRGTESDEKIQSRVKEARKEVEMMNLYDYVVVNDEVELAKERIQSIVAAEHLKRERIEAKYRKMILEAKK
- the coaBC gene encoding bifunctional phosphopantothenoylcysteine decarboxylase/phosphopantothenate--cysteine ligase CoaBC, which encodes MKNILLAVSGGIAAYKAIDLTSKLTQAGFDVRVMLTKHAQEFVTPLAFQAISRNPVYTSTFKEENPSEIQHIALGDWADAVIVAPATANIIGKLANGIADDMITSTLLATTVPKFMAPAMNVHMYENPRVQANMQVLAEDGYHFAEPGEGFLACGYVAKGRMMEPLDIIAFVRQTMDETTTQSQPDETDWFYGKQVLVTAGPTVEVIDPVRFVSNRASGKMGYALADALQKRGAKVTLVSGPTYLTPPDNVDFVPVTSAEDMFNAVTERFEAQDFVFKTAAVSDYKPAEQLEHKMKKQDGDLTIAFTRTQDILKYLGENKTHQKLIGFAAETQEVEKYAKDKLERKNADVIIANNVGDTSIGFNSDDNEVTLFFKSGEAVNIEKGKKQALAGRILEELERRWK
- a CDS encoding glycosyltransferase family 4 protein; translated protein: MKILYVITKADIKGAQTHLIQLANYFSKKYQVYVAVGNNGPMLQKLNSNIKIIRLKHLKGPIDIKEDILGAKELAQLIRLIKPKILHLHSSKAGTLGRLAYICSEKYNTHVIFTAHSWAFTEGVKPLKRFLFKQIEKWLLRVTDKVICVSDYDRQLALRNNFDGNKLITLHNSVKQSQNQVLDKVESIKVPPVRFVMVARFEYPKLHEMVIKGIQLLKQSTDRLFDLTFIGDGLNLEACKAQVAALGLTPYIKFLGNVYDVKASLYQYDVFVLISKHEGLPISIIEAMSEGLPIIASDVGGINELINDNGILVENNTPKAIAIAMKTYFDQGRIKKDILKSYNRYLDKFTEDKMLKKLETIYESKH
- a CDS encoding oligosaccharide flippase family protein; this translates as MNKGTLKENLIYQGLYQVIRMMTPMITIPIVSRAFGPSGVGVSSFSFTIVQYFLMIASLGVQLYFNRLIAENDQSKRKLSQTFWNIFVSKALLSIVVLFCYLLMVFWFIDSYQLIFYLQGIFLIGAFFDISWYYAGVEKFKLPSLINMLMSFLVLIVVVCFVHDPSDLALYTFIIAAITVFNQIPLFFNLFREIEFTSIQWRQVGFIIKSSFAYFLPNGQLNLFTSLNCLVIGVSLTYKDVGIFSNTFNILTVAIILVNTIDLVMLPRLTKLTQNGHKSIKKILESNIHVQLLLTIPMVFGVIAIMPQFYIWFFGKSFYESVPLMTVLSILLVIIPLNMMMSRQYLLAKHRVASYNLSLIVDGLVNTILSFALIFPIGIYGIAVARIIAETIILIWRFVDIKKEGIIYHSASIVKSLISSCLMYIVIVFIAPYLHPPMLTTMIEIITGILIYLICNLMLKNEHLIFVLRSMLRKEKSI
- a CDS encoding NFACT family protein, with amino-acid sequence MAFDGLFTKKMVAELEFLQGGRIHKINQPDNDTIIMVVRQNRKNHSLLLSIHSNFSRIHITKKKYDNPFEPPMFNRVFRKHLDGGIIQAIRQIGNDRRIEIDVQSTDELGDKIYRTVILEIMGKHSNLILVDDQRKIIEGFKHLTPNTNQFRTVMPGFQYEAPPTQNKTNPYEVSGQDVLKYIDFNKGNIAKQLLQHFEGFSPLITKEITERRQFMTTETLPAAFDEVMKETQLEPVPIFHKNHETGKEDYYFMRLKQFDDDSVTYDSLDELLDRFYDARGERERVKQRANDLVRFVQQQLQKNRNKLVKLNDEYEGTQSKEDMQLYGELITANIYRIQQGDATLTTENYYTGEEVTIKLDPTKSPSVNAQYYYKQYNRLKTREHELEHQIRLTEENIAYFESIEQQLAHITVEDIDEIREELAEQGFMKQRQNRKKKKQPQMQLQTYRSTDGSTIYVGKNNKQNDYLTNKKARKHHLWFHTKDIPGSHVVIFEDEPSDKTIEEAAMLSAYFSKAGSSGQIPVDYTEIRNVHKPSGAKPGFVTYDNQKTLYATPDYDHIQSMKGEAEKVKMK
- the rpoZ gene encoding DNA-directed RNA polymerase subunit omega, coding for MLNPPLNQLTSKVKSKYLIATVAAKRARELYDKPETALIENYHSVKTVGEALEEIADGKITPIEPELNESEFETKD
- the priA gene encoding primosomal protein N' yields the protein MYAKVIVDVPAKNVDFTFDYLIPERLAPIIQVGVRVVVPFGPRTIQGYVMEITEEPDPNLDLTKLKSIKEIQDIKPELTPELVNLSAWYGKYHVTKRISILEAMLPSAIKARYTKVFEIVEDEQIPEDLLKRFNKEGHYAYKAAQQNGELERLVPLLNDGTVREETLLSQNTKKKTQRAIRIRDDHSPDEVLGMLERYPKQYDVYAYLLDAQNRDVPLKEIEEVGLSASSVKTLERNGWIEKYDAIVERDPYASRVFEQEAKRQLTPGQQVAYDAIKEVIDEEKQATFLLHGVTGSGKTEVYLQTIEAVLAQGKQAMMLVPEIALTPQMVLRFKRRFGDEVAVLHSALSKGERYDEWQKIRDGRAQVSVGARSSVFAPFKNLGMIIIDEEHEATYKQEDYPRYHAKEIALWRAEYHNCPLILGSATPSLESYARAEKGVYHLLSLPDRVNNQPLPAINIVDMRDELANGNRSMFSTQLREAIEDRLSRNEQIVLFLNQRGYSSFILCRDCGHVPQCPNCDISLTYHKSSDKLKCHYCGYEETPPNKCPNCESEHIRQMGTGTQRVEELLNREFEDAKIIRMDADTTSRKGAHEKLLNEFGEGKGDILLGTQMIAKGLDFPNITLVGVLNADTMLNLPDFRASERTFQLLTQVAGRAGRHEKEGEVIIQTYNPDHYAIKDVQLNDYLSFYHKEMKYRQIGKYPPYYFLINFTISHQNMKEVMQAAAHVHKILLQHLTDRALILGPSPAAIARINREYRFQVLVKYKSEPELHKALQYLDDFYHERYIKDKLSLKIDINPYVMM
- a CDS encoding O-antigen ligase — protein: MKYVWIFFTALLTYRIIITLIFVIFNHELNIGLKEICGSIFKISMVFIYFLAGYHLTLYRKQAVVFMKSYIVSSLVIASLCIIGMITHAPLLLEFCFYDIVRARGLMNDPNYFALTQIVTLILIFKFVKPFGLKMAAAIITIGAIFTSGSKTSLVILVILIGYYAIFLLLKIAKQSYKHLLITLGLIMLMIISTVKIIISNFEVIERIPSAARMLSVFSEGTASINVGGSNRILVWQNGIDIIRYTYGFGIGLLEYTHVGQQINNVGFVAHNTLIQIVAEWGAVFTIIFIYLLIQRLYQLLKVRKIQDNYNYLIIISGVIVIYSMTVSLNNSRYVALIIGLIFGIGKYISQKRSEVCE
- a CDS encoding PH domain-containing protein; this encodes MANKFKNLDLIRETVLKDNEIIKHAIFGAYETSTLGTETIRKGVLAATNKRVIFYSKRLTGYDLENFDYSRISTFELSKKLMGNKITFYSSGNKVSMKWIQDNELDDFINYVHTMINGAHKNSTKPIDQEDNPEIQNLKQIKMLKELLDMGALTEEEFSKKKSELL
- a CDS encoding thioredoxin family protein, producing the protein METLKQYSDIVHHIENEDKFLLYVMAKGCSVCHADQPRVDALVNEIDVPGAQIIVNDIPEAAGQLSLFTSPVVILFNRGREFHRQARIIDFDQLKRSMEQLKMA